Proteins found in one Oscarella lobularis chromosome 16, ooOscLobu1.1, whole genome shotgun sequence genomic segment:
- the LOC136196478 gene encoding NAD(P)H-hydrate epimerase-like — protein MASSWTCITQTEAQKIDEELFSEYQYSVDQLMELAGLSVASTVVKCYPRDSLRTGNVLVCCGPGNNGGDGLVAARHLKLFGYKATAYYPKRTDKQLYKNLVVQCENFHIDFLEDFPQNHDVINDKFDVIIDALFGFSFKGQPRPPFKAVLDILNRVEVPICSIDIPSGWDVEAGDCEGLKPDCLVSLTCPKKCAQFFKGRYHYLGGRFIPPALISKYKLNLPSYPGSEQCVALDDK, from the exons ATGGCCAGCTCTTGGACCTGTATCACGCAAACAGAAGCTCAAAAAATAGACGAAGAGCTATTCAGTGAGTACCAGTACAGCGTGGATCAACTAATGGAGCTGGCGGGACTCAGCGTGGCGTCGACCGTCGTCAAATGCTATCCACGGGACTCGTTGCGCACTGGAAACGTTCTCGTGTGTTGCGGGCCAGGGAAtaacggcggcgacggcctCGTCGCAGCGCGCCACTTGAAGCTTTTC GGCTATAAAGCGACAGCCTACTATCCAAAGAGAACCGATAAGCAACTATACAAGAATCTTGTGGTACAATGCGAAAATTTTCacatcgattttctcgaaGATTTTCCTCAAAaccatgacgtcatcaatgaTAAATTTGATGTTATTATTGACGCTCTATTCGGTTTCAGTTTCAAAGGGCAACCACGCCCACCTTTCAAAGCTGTATTGGACATTCTTAACAGAGTTGAAGTTCCAATATGCTCCATAGACATTCCCTCAG GTTGGGATGTTGAAGCGGGAGATTGTGAAGGATTGAAGCCGGACTGTCTGGTTTCTCTAACGTGTCCCAAGAAATGCgctcaattttttaaaggCCGCTATCATTACCTCGGCGGACGATTCATTCCACCAGCTCTCATATCAAAATACAAGCTAAATCTTCCGAGCTATCCTGGCTCAGAGCAGTGTGTAGCTTTAGACGATAAGTAA
- the LOC136196468 gene encoding uncharacterized protein codes for MKDTLLDFFNVVFYNSNGTTAQSFNLTGETTKMGGYITIGQLSDIDYNTVGETIAVALYRTNSFQDGSGPSAVDLVDALVYIEPNAWVPPLLQIFPTPSGSSNTSFSRCYSLRSLTDEAYDLTEATIGAKNDCPKEEVKTIETGLEKFAINNSVDLFTKKCCFDTVIFCVFGKIDNEGYCVNRDRWMSHEEYLNYDIYKQSTQLCDFSAEVLAIAQSRMERDIITNTCERVLSNERNLRFIQDNGKHVQYITYGPRNEIPLIDSSICQNYTENECSDILARHFANNTDLVDSVDMCDSSQNYIGYTAGLACFGDVNSPCSGKNSTWKAIVISKTSDYSDLRFRVEVLSNTSEFTCSKTNPCNVTPNSYVTFQKNDSIELINFDDESNFTFTVSVTSNESPFTFNIRGVELFEIRLLFNEKQKVAIRPPVIRQGFPSTYVAFRIDPSAGTYTIIDRFQ; via the exons ATGAAAGATACGTTACTTGACTTCTTTAACGTTGTTTTCTATAATTCGAATGGTACCACGGCTCAGTCATTCAACCTGACCGGAGAAACAACGAAAATGGGCGGGTACATCACAATTGGACAATTGTCAGATATAGATTATAATACCGTCGGTGAAACGATAGCAGTTGCGCTCTATCGAACTAACAG TTTCCAGGACGGATCAGGCCCGAGTGCAGTTGATCTTGTCGACGCTCTGGTTTACATTGAGCCGAACGCCTGGGTGCCGCCTCTTCTTCAAATATTTCCGACACCTTCTGGGAGCAGCAATACGTCCTTCAGTCGATGCTACAGTCTCCGATCATTGACAGACGAGGCATATGACCTTACAGAGGCCACGATTGGCGCCAAAAACGATTGCccaaaagaagaagtgaaaACTATTGAAACGGGGTTAGAGAAATTTGCAATTAACAATTCCGTTGACTTGTTTACAAAAAAGTGCTGCTTCGATACGGTCATTTTCTGCGTTTTCGG AAAAATAGACAATGAAGGCTACTGCGTTAATCGAGACCGTTGGATGTCGCACGAAGAATATTTGAATTACGACATTTACAAACA gAGTACGCAGCTCTGCGACTTTAGTGCAGAAGTACTGGCAATAGCTCAGTCAAGAAtggaaag AGACATTATAACAAACACGTGTGAAAGAGTACTCTCAAACGAACGAAACTTGCGTTTTAT ACAAGACAATGGAAAACACGTTCAATACATTACCTATGGCCCTCGTAACGAAATTCCGTTGATCGATTCAAGCAT ATGTCaaaattacactgaaaacGAGTGCTCGGATATTCTCGCGCGTCATTTCGCAAACAACACCGATCTAGTAGACAGCGTCGATATGTGTGATTCATCTCAAAACTACATAGGCTATACAGCCG GTTTAGCATGTTTTGGAGACGTCAACTCTCCGTGTTCAGGAAAAAATTCCACTTGGAAAGCTATAGTCATTTCAAAAACGAGCGACTACAGCGATTTACGATTCAGGGTCGAAGTACTATCTAACACGAGCGAATTCACGTGCTCAAAAACGAATCCTTGCAACGTCACTCCAAACTCGTATGTCACCTTTCAGAAAAATGATTCGATTGAAT TGATtaacttcgacgacgaaagtaATTTTACCTTCACCGTTTCCGTTACTTCAAACGAGTCTCCATTCACATTCAACATTAGAGGAGTCGAATTATTTGAGATTCGTCTCCTGTTCaatgaaaagcaaaaggtCGCTATTCGCCCTCCCGTGATCAGACAGGGTTTCCCATCAACCTACGTCGCGTTCCGAATCGATCCCTCAGCCGGAACGTACACAATCATTGACCGCTTTCAATAG